From a region of the Gordonia sp. PP30 genome:
- a CDS encoding CrcB family protein: protein MSARASALAGQGPAIGLVFVGGMVGALARYGVELALPATSGAFPWATFTVNIVGAFILGLLLESLVLAGPDTGMRRRARLFCGTGFTGAFTTYSSFAVEIGMLTHGGSAGVAAAYAAASLAAGLAVMAFGLWTANVARAALGGAR, encoded by the coding sequence GTGAGCGCGCGCGCCTCGGCGCTGGCCGGTCAGGGACCGGCGATCGGTCTGGTCTTCGTCGGCGGCATGGTCGGCGCGCTCGCCCGCTACGGCGTCGAGCTCGCACTGCCCGCCACATCCGGGGCGTTTCCGTGGGCGACGTTCACGGTGAACATCGTGGGCGCGTTCATCCTCGGACTGCTGCTCGAGTCGCTCGTCCTGGCCGGTCCCGACACCGGGATGCGCCGCCGCGCACGACTGTTCTGCGGAACCGGTTTCACCGGAGCGTTCACCACCTACAGCAGTTTCGCGGTGGAGATCGGCATGCTGACGCACGGCGGCAGCGCGGGCGTCGCGGCGGCCTACGCCGCGGCGAGCCTCGCCGCCGGACTGGCCGTGATGGCATTCGGACTGTGGACGGCGAACGTCGCCCGCGCAGCGCTGGGAGGGGCCCGATGA
- a CDS encoding heavy-metal-associated domain-containing protein: MNAPTRLALFGAALLVAFGVAFGIARVAVPDSVVRAWTDSSRSPGTHDDHDDHGAPPATAPVAGTSLSADGYILGPVSAPGHVGEPGTLSFRIDDPRGTPLTSYATEHEQDLHLIVVRSDGARFRHVHPSLDAATGVWSLPWTWDAAGTYRVFADFVPGGHDTSPLTLSRTVTVAGEVTPWRGEPSRIAQVDGLTVTLTGDLPVGHQGTLTATVTRDGTPVTTLQPYLGAFGHLVALREGDLAYLHVHPHGDTPGPGATGGPEIAFSASAPTAGRYLLYLDFQLDGAVHTAAFVVDAA; this comes from the coding sequence ATGAACGCGCCGACCCGGCTCGCGCTCTTCGGGGCCGCGCTGCTGGTCGCGTTCGGTGTGGCCTTCGGCATCGCGCGCGTCGCGGTGCCCGACAGCGTCGTGCGGGCGTGGACCGATTCGAGCCGGTCACCCGGAACGCATGACGACCACGACGACCACGGCGCGCCGCCTGCCACGGCGCCCGTCGCGGGCACCTCGCTCAGTGCCGACGGCTACATACTCGGGCCGGTGTCGGCGCCGGGCCACGTGGGGGAGCCGGGCACCTTGAGCTTCCGGATCGACGACCCCCGCGGTACGCCGCTGACGTCGTACGCCACCGAGCACGAGCAGGACCTGCATCTGATCGTCGTGCGCAGCGACGGCGCGCGGTTCCGCCACGTACATCCGTCGCTCGACGCGGCCACCGGCGTGTGGAGTCTCCCGTGGACCTGGGATGCGGCCGGCACCTATCGGGTGTTCGCCGACTTCGTCCCGGGCGGGCACGACACGTCGCCGCTGACCTTGAGCCGCACGGTGACCGTCGCCGGCGAGGTCACCCCGTGGCGCGGTGAGCCGAGCCGGATCGCCCAGGTCGACGGCCTGACGGTGACCCTGACCGGCGATCTGCCGGTCGGCCACCAGGGCACCCTCACCGCGACCGTCACCCGTGACGGCACACCGGTCACCACGCTGCAGCCGTACCTCGGCGCCTTCGGGCACCTGGTGGCGCTGCGCGAGGGCGACCTCGCCTACCTGCACGTGCACCCGCACGGCGACACCCCGGGACCGGGAGCGACCGGTGGACCCGAGATCGCGTTCAGCGCCTCGGCGCCGACCGCGGGCCGGTACCTGCTGTACCTGGACTTCCAGCTCGACGGCGCGGTCCACACGGCGGCCTTCGTGGTCGACGCGGCGTGA
- a CDS encoding MFS transporter — MTSTHLDGPALDEPDPHYKWIALSNTTLGMLIATINSSIVLIALPDIFKGIHLNPLLPENTSYLLWMMMGFLVVTAVLVVSFGRLGDMFGRARMYNLGFAVFTVSSIFLAITWFDGSEAALWLIFWRIVQGVGGAFLMANSSAILTDAFPANQRGLAMGINGVAAIAGSFLGLLIGGVLAPIQWHYIFLVSVPFGVVGTVWAYLKLRDTGVRTRAKMDWWGNITFAVGLIAVLVALTYGIQPYGDSDMGWTNPWVLAALIGGLAVLAVFVVIESRVESPLFKLSLFKNRSFAFGNAANLMASIGRGGLQFILIIWLQGIWLPQHGYDYSQTPLWAGIYMVPMTIGFLISAPLSGALSDRLGTRWFTTLGMLLTAGTFVALIAIPVDFTYWVFAVILLINGIGMGLFASPNRAEVMNSLPADSRGSGAGMMTTFQNASMVLSIGIFFSLMIAGLATHLPTAMYSGLTSNGMPADAAHAIANLPTVGILFAAFLGYNPIEMVGGPALQQLPQASVDHLTGLDFFPHLISDPFADGLSAAFTFAVVCCVLGAIFSLFTGGRPKATESAVALGTDDAPESIGEELAAVAAQATGEAPSEVVRQ, encoded by the coding sequence ATGACTTCCACACACCTCGACGGGCCCGCTCTCGACGAGCCCGATCCGCACTACAAGTGGATCGCCCTGTCCAACACCACCCTCGGCATGCTGATCGCGACGATCAACTCCTCCATCGTGCTGATCGCACTGCCCGACATCTTCAAGGGCATCCACCTCAATCCCCTGCTTCCGGAGAACACCAGCTACCTGCTCTGGATGATGATGGGCTTCCTGGTGGTCACCGCCGTCCTGGTGGTGAGCTTCGGCCGGCTCGGCGACATGTTCGGCCGCGCCCGCATGTACAACCTCGGTTTCGCGGTGTTCACCGTGTCGTCGATCTTCCTCGCCATCACCTGGTTCGACGGCTCCGAGGCGGCGCTGTGGCTGATCTTCTGGCGCATCGTGCAGGGCGTCGGCGGCGCGTTCCTGATGGCGAACTCGTCGGCGATCCTCACCGATGCCTTCCCGGCCAATCAGCGCGGCCTGGCGATGGGCATCAACGGTGTCGCCGCGATCGCCGGTTCGTTCCTCGGCCTGCTCATCGGCGGTGTCCTGGCCCCCATCCAGTGGCACTACATCTTCCTCGTCTCGGTGCCGTTCGGCGTGGTCGGCACCGTCTGGGCCTACCTCAAGCTCCGCGACACCGGCGTCCGCACCCGCGCGAAGATGGACTGGTGGGGCAACATCACCTTCGCCGTCGGCCTGATCGCCGTGCTCGTCGCCCTGACCTACGGCATCCAGCCCTACGGTGACTCCGACATGGGCTGGACCAACCCGTGGGTCCTCGCCGCGCTCATCGGCGGTCTCGCGGTGCTGGCGGTCTTCGTGGTGATCGAGTCCCGGGTCGAGAGCCCGCTGTTCAAACTCTCGCTGTTCAAGAACCGGTCGTTCGCGTTCGGCAACGCCGCCAACCTGATGGCGTCGATCGGCCGCGGCGGCCTGCAGTTCATCCTGATCATCTGGCTGCAGGGCATCTGGCTGCCGCAGCACGGGTACGACTACTCGCAGACCCCGCTGTGGGCCGGTATCTACATGGTGCCGATGACGATCGGCTTCCTGATCAGCGCGCCGCTCTCCGGCGCCCTGTCCGACCGGCTCGGCACCAGGTGGTTCACCACCCTGGGCATGCTGCTCACGGCGGGCACCTTCGTCGCGCTGATCGCCATTCCGGTCGACTTCACCTACTGGGTGTTCGCGGTGATCCTGCTGATCAACGGCATCGGCATGGGCCTGTTCGCGTCGCCGAACCGCGCCGAGGTGATGAACTCGCTGCCCGCCGACTCGCGCGGCTCCGGCGCCGGCATGATGACGACCTTCCAGAACGCCTCGATGGTGCTCTCGATCGGCATCTTCTTCTCACTGATGATCGCCGGCCTGGCCACGCATCTGCCCACGGCGATGTACTCCGGTCTCACCTCGAACGGCATGCCGGCCGACGCCGCGCACGCCATCGCGAATCTGCCGACCGTCGGTATCCTCTTCGCCGCGTTCCTCGGCTACAACCCGATCGAGATGGTCGGCGGCCCGGCGCTCCAGCAGCTGCCGCAGGCCTCGGTCGATCACCTCACCGGGCTCGACTTCTTCCCGCACCTGATCTCCGATCCGTTCGCCGACGGCCTGTCCGCGGCGTTCACCTTCGCGGTCGTGTGCTGCGTGCTCGGCGCGATCTTCTCGCTGTTCACCGGCGGGCGCCCGAAGGCCACGGAGTCGGCGGTTGCCCTCGGCACCGATGACGCGCCGGAGAGCATCGGCGAGGAGCTCGCCGCGGTGGCCGCGCAGGCCACCGGCGAGGCCCCCTCGGAAGTCGTGCGGCAGTAG
- a CDS encoding heavy-metal-associated domain-containing protein translates to MSTSEYTVAGMTCGHCEASVREEVGEVPGVQGIDVSASTGKLVVTGDVDDAAVLAAVQEAGYSAVRDR, encoded by the coding sequence ATGAGCACCAGCGAGTACACCGTCGCCGGAATGACCTGCGGTCACTGCGAGGCCTCGGTCCGCGAAGAGGTCGGCGAGGTGCCGGGCGTGCAGGGGATCGACGTGAGCGCGTCGACCGGCAAGCTGGTCGTGACCGGCGACGTCGACGACGCCGCCGTGCTGGCCGCCGTCCAGGAGGCCGGGTACTCGGCGGTGCGTGACCGATGA
- a CDS encoding acryloyl-CoA reductase — protein MGEVNALVARQDESGNIDLAAEVVDETFLGEGEVEIAVEYSGVNFKDALAVTPKAGVARDYPLIPGIDLAGTVRASSSPDFAVGDVVVAHGHDIGTGRHGGYAEAARLPAGLVVKLNGLTAAEAATIGTAGYTAAMSVERLVAHGISPDDGPILVTGASGGVGSVSVDLLAAAGYEVVASTGKESAHDLLRELGAAEIIGRIPAEGERVRPLGKTRWAAAVDCVGGTTLAYVLSGLRYEGIVAASGLAGSADLPTTVHPFILRGVTLAGIDSVQQPIERRRALWARLGTDLRPRHLDLLTSEVDVSVLPGSIREILAGAVTGRTRVRVAGGF, from the coding sequence ATGGGTGAGGTGAATGCGCTCGTGGCGCGGCAGGACGAGTCCGGCAACATCGACCTGGCGGCGGAGGTGGTCGACGAGACCTTCCTCGGCGAGGGCGAGGTGGAGATCGCCGTCGAATACTCCGGCGTCAATTTCAAGGATGCGCTGGCGGTGACGCCGAAGGCCGGTGTGGCGCGGGACTATCCGCTGATCCCCGGCATCGATCTGGCCGGGACGGTGCGCGCGTCGTCGTCTCCGGACTTCGCGGTGGGCGACGTGGTGGTCGCGCACGGGCATGACATCGGCACCGGCCGGCACGGCGGCTACGCGGAGGCGGCGCGACTTCCGGCCGGCCTCGTGGTGAAGCTGAACGGCCTGACCGCGGCCGAGGCGGCGACCATCGGGACCGCCGGGTACACCGCCGCGATGAGCGTGGAACGCCTGGTGGCGCACGGCATCTCGCCCGACGACGGCCCGATCCTGGTGACCGGTGCCAGCGGTGGCGTCGGCAGTGTCAGCGTCGATCTGCTGGCCGCGGCCGGGTACGAGGTGGTCGCCTCCACCGGTAAGGAGAGCGCGCACGACCTGCTGCGTGAACTCGGAGCGGCCGAGATCATCGGCCGGATCCCGGCGGAGGGCGAGCGCGTCCGGCCGCTCGGCAAGACCCGGTGGGCGGCCGCCGTCGACTGCGTCGGCGGCACCACGCTCGCGTACGTGCTGTCCGGGCTGCGGTACGAGGGTATCGTGGCCGCGTCCGGGCTGGCCGGCAGCGCCGACCTGCCGACGACGGTGCACCCGTTCATCCTGCGCGGGGTGACGCTGGCCGGAATCGACTCGGTGCAGCAGCCGATCGAACGCCGCCGGGCGCTCTGGGCCCGGCTCGGCACCGACCTGCGGCCGCGGCACCTCGACCTGCTGACAAGCGAGGTCGACGTGTCGGTGCTGCCCGGTTCGATCCGGGAGATCCTGGCCGGTGCGGTGACCGGCCGCACCCGAGTGCGCGTCGCCGGGGGCTTCTGA
- a CDS encoding universal stress protein: MAMSGRDLVVGVVPGQPPAVVDTAVEWAQVCRATRVHFVYVDPSRISVDGTGHEEPIDPDSASALREDWERQLRDDLDRRLSESGIPWDFHYLVGAPDRVLAALADKVDAAVLIVGTRRRGFWQDLRELVDGSVAVALCRDQRRPVVVVPQHPASGGGR, from the coding sequence ATGGCGATGTCGGGTCGTGATCTGGTGGTGGGGGTGGTGCCCGGCCAGCCGCCCGCGGTGGTCGACACCGCGGTGGAATGGGCGCAGGTCTGTCGGGCTACCCGGGTGCACTTCGTCTACGTCGATCCGTCGCGGATCAGCGTCGACGGCACCGGGCACGAGGAGCCGATCGATCCGGACTCGGCGAGTGCGCTGCGCGAGGACTGGGAACGGCAGCTGCGCGACGACCTCGACCGCCGCCTCTCCGAATCCGGGATCCCGTGGGACTTCCACTATCTCGTCGGAGCGCCCGACCGGGTCCTGGCCGCGCTGGCCGACAAGGTCGATGCCGCGGTGCTGATCGTGGGCACGCGGCGCCGGGGATTCTGGCAGGACCTGCGTGAACTGGTCGACGGCTCGGTCGCGGTGGCGCTGTGCCGGGATCAGCGACGGCCGGTGGTCGTCGTCCCGCAGCATCCGGCCTCCGGTGGCGGCCGGTGA
- a CDS encoding excinuclease ABC subunit UvrA: MPSAVSPRRIDDSAPAAPADSHDLIRVRGARVNNLKDVDVDLPKRRLTVFTGLSGSGKSSLVFGTVAAESQRLINETYSTFVQGFMPALARPDVDVLDGITTAIIVDQERIGGNPRSTVGTITDANAMLRILFSRLGAPHVGPSTAFSFNVPTVSGGGAIKVAGKKAVKKTFESLGGMCPRCEGMGTVADIDLSEIYDENLSFSGGAIKVPGITPDGWYGRVYGGSGFFDPDKPIKDFTAKERDALLHKEATRIKVDGINITYEGILPRIQKSMLSKDIDAAAPHIRAFIERAVTQTVCPECDGTRLAEHARTSLVAGISIADACRMPIVDLRDWVAGLDDARVAPLLENLRATLDSFVEIGLGYLTLERPTGTLSGGEGQRVKMIRHLGSALTDVTYVFDEPTVGLHPHDISRMNDLLRRLRDKGNTVLVVEHKPEVIAIADHVVDLGPRAGSGGGEVCYEGDFVGLAASGTLTGQHLHDRAALKDAVRAPSGTLQIRGASSHNLHDVDVDLPLGVLVAITGVAGSGKSSLIHGSVSPRDEVIAIDQTAIRGSRRSNPATYTGLLDPIRKAFAKANGVKPALFSANSEGACPVCSGNGVIYTDLVTMAGVASPCEECEGKRFRPEVLEYLLGDEESPGGPRNIAEVLAMPVDEARDFFATGGARTPAASKILDRLLDVGLGYLTLGQPLTTLSGGERQRIKLATAMADKAEVYVLDEPTTGLHLADVDQLLRMLDRLVDSGKSVIVIEHHQAVMAHADWIVDLGPGAGVEGGRVVFTGAPADLVADGSTLTGRHLAEYVSSAG; the protein is encoded by the coding sequence ATGCCCTCTGCCGTGTCGCCCCGCCGCATCGACGATTCCGCCCCGGCCGCACCGGCCGACAGTCACGACCTGATCCGGGTGCGCGGCGCGCGCGTCAACAACCTGAAGGACGTCGACGTCGACCTGCCCAAGCGGCGACTCACCGTGTTCACCGGGCTGTCCGGCTCGGGGAAGAGTTCGCTGGTGTTCGGCACCGTCGCCGCGGAGAGCCAGCGCCTGATCAACGAGACCTACAGCACCTTCGTCCAGGGGTTCATGCCGGCACTGGCCCGCCCCGACGTCGACGTGCTCGACGGCATCACCACCGCGATCATCGTCGACCAGGAGCGGATCGGCGGAAATCCGCGCTCGACGGTCGGCACCATCACCGACGCCAACGCGATGCTGCGGATCCTGTTCAGCCGGCTGGGCGCGCCGCACGTGGGGCCATCGACCGCGTTCTCGTTCAACGTGCCGACGGTCAGCGGCGGCGGCGCGATCAAGGTGGCGGGCAAGAAGGCGGTGAAGAAGACCTTCGAGAGTCTCGGCGGCATGTGCCCGCGCTGCGAGGGGATGGGGACCGTCGCCGACATCGATCTCTCCGAGATCTACGACGAGAACCTGTCGTTCTCCGGCGGCGCGATCAAGGTGCCCGGTATCACCCCGGACGGCTGGTACGGCCGCGTGTACGGCGGCAGCGGTTTCTTCGATCCGGACAAGCCGATCAAGGACTTCACCGCGAAGGAACGGGACGCGCTCCTGCACAAGGAGGCGACGCGGATCAAGGTCGACGGCATCAACATCACCTATGAGGGCATCCTGCCGCGCATCCAGAAGTCGATGCTGAGCAAGGACATCGACGCGGCGGCGCCGCACATCCGGGCGTTCATCGAGCGTGCCGTGACGCAGACCGTCTGCCCGGAGTGCGACGGCACCCGCCTGGCCGAACACGCCCGCACCAGCCTGGTGGCCGGCATCAGCATCGCCGACGCCTGCCGGATGCCGATCGTCGACCTGCGCGACTGGGTCGCCGGGCTCGACGACGCCCGGGTGGCGCCGCTGCTGGAGAATCTGCGTGCCACCCTCGACTCGTTCGTCGAGATCGGGCTCGGCTATCTCACGCTGGAGCGGCCGACCGGTACCCTGTCCGGCGGCGAAGGCCAGCGCGTCAAGATGATCCGGCATCTCGGATCGGCGCTCACGGACGTCACCTACGTGTTCGACGAGCCCACCGTCGGCCTGCACCCGCACGACATCTCGCGGATGAACGACCTGCTGCGACGGCTCCGTGACAAGGGCAACACCGTGCTCGTCGTCGAGCACAAGCCCGAGGTGATCGCGATCGCCGACCACGTGGTCGATCTGGGACCGCGGGCCGGATCGGGCGGCGGCGAGGTCTGCTACGAGGGTGACTTCGTGGGGCTCGCGGCGTCCGGCACGCTCACCGGACAGCATCTCCACGACCGCGCCGCGCTGAAGGATGCGGTGCGTGCGCCGTCGGGGACCCTTCAGATCCGCGGCGCGTCGTCGCACAACCTGCACGACGTGGACGTCGACCTCCCGCTCGGGGTGCTGGTGGCCATCACCGGGGTGGCCGGGTCCGGGAAGAGTTCACTGATCCACGGTTCGGTGTCGCCGCGGGACGAGGTGATCGCGATCGACCAGACCGCGATCCGCGGCTCCCGCCGCAGCAACCCGGCCACCTACACCGGGCTGCTCGACCCGATCCGCAAGGCGTTCGCGAAGGCGAACGGGGTGAAACCGGCCCTGTTCAGCGCGAACTCGGAGGGCGCCTGCCCGGTGTGCAGCGGTAACGGCGTGATCTACACCGACCTGGTGACGATGGCCGGGGTGGCCTCACCGTGCGAGGAATGCGAGGGCAAGCGGTTCCGGCCGGAGGTCCTCGAGTACCTGCTGGGCGACGAGGAGTCGCCGGGCGGCCCGCGGAACATCGCCGAGGTGCTCGCGATGCCGGTCGACGAGGCGCGGGACTTCTTCGCCACCGGTGGGGCGCGTACTCCGGCGGCGTCGAAGATCCTGGACCGGCTGCTCGACGTCGGCCTCGGCTATCTGACGCTCGGCCAGCCGCTGACCACGTTGTCCGGCGGCGAACGCCAGCGCATCAAACTGGCGACCGCGATGGCCGACAAGGCCGAGGTCTACGTGCTCGACGAGCCGACCACCGGTCTGCACCTGGCCGACGTCGACCAGCTGCTGCGCATGCTCGACCGCCTCGTCGACTCCGGCAAGTCGGTGATCGTGATCGAGCATCACCAGGCCGTGATGGCGCACGCGGACTGGATCGTCGACCTGGGCCCCGGCGCCGGCGTCGAGGGCGGGCGTGTCGTGTTCACCGGGGCGCCGGCGGATCTGGTCGCCGATGGTTCGACCCTGACCGGCCGGCACCTGGCGGAGTACGTGTCGTCGGCGGGCTGA
- a CDS encoding arsenic resistance protein: protein MPVLERFQVVAYLGAIAAALAAGLLAPQVFSGLGPAATPLLGALLYVTFLQVPAARLLDALRGGRFLAAVLVTDFLVAPLVVAALFGLVPDEMAVRIGVLMVLLCPCVDYVIVFAGLAGGDAARLLAATPVLLIVQMALLPVYLWLFLGGGVGDVVAAGPFLEAFAGLIVVPLLLAWLTQWWSSSGGAGRRVERVATAAMVPLMAAVLFVVVASQVPRLAGRLGTLAPVAGVYALFLVAMTALGAALGVFGGRRLGLTVPQRRSVLFSGVTRNSLVVLPLALALPGGLAATAAGVTVLQTLVELIGMVVLVRVVPRLVGGP, encoded by the coding sequence GTGCCCGTGCTCGAGCGATTCCAGGTGGTCGCGTACCTGGGCGCGATCGCCGCGGCGCTCGCCGCGGGACTGCTTGCGCCGCAGGTGTTCTCGGGCCTCGGCCCGGCGGCGACACCGCTGCTGGGCGCGCTGCTGTACGTCACTTTTCTGCAGGTCCCGGCGGCCCGGCTGCTCGACGCGCTGCGCGGCGGACGCTTCCTGGCCGCGGTCCTGGTGACCGACTTCCTGGTGGCGCCGCTCGTGGTCGCCGCGCTGTTCGGATTGGTGCCCGACGAGATGGCCGTGCGAATCGGCGTGCTGATGGTGTTGCTGTGCCCGTGTGTGGACTATGTGATCGTGTTCGCCGGGCTGGCCGGCGGTGACGCCGCGCGGCTCCTGGCGGCGACGCCGGTACTGCTGATCGTCCAGATGGCGCTGCTGCCGGTGTATCTGTGGCTCTTCCTCGGCGGGGGCGTGGGCGACGTCGTCGCCGCCGGCCCGTTCCTGGAAGCGTTCGCCGGACTGATCGTCGTGCCGCTGCTCCTCGCCTGGCTGACGCAGTGGTGGTCGTCGTCCGGCGGTGCGGGGCGGCGGGTGGAGCGGGTGGCGACCGCGGCGATGGTGCCGTTGATGGCGGCGGTGCTGTTCGTCGTGGTGGCGTCCCAGGTGCCGCGTCTGGCCGGCCGGCTGGGCACGCTGGCCCCGGTCGCCGGGGTGTACGCGCTGTTCCTGGTGGCGATGACGGCGCTCGGCGCCGCGCTCGGTGTGTTCGGGGGCAGGCGGCTGGGCCTGACGGTGCCGCAGCGCCGGTCGGTGCTGTTCTCCGGTGTCACCCGGAACTCGCTGGTGGTCCTGCCGCTGGCGCTGGCGCTCCCGGGCGGACTGGCGGCCACCGCCGCGGGCGTCACCGTGTTGCAGACGCTGGTCGAGCTGATCGGAATGGTGGTGCTGGTGCGCGTCGTGCCGCGGCTGGTCGGCGGGCCGTAG
- a CDS encoding CrcB family protein — protein sequence MTLWMTLGVAVFGGLGAVARFMQDTVVKARVAAGFPWGTFSINVLGSLLLGLVTGLVVFGGEPAGWRTVIGVGFCGGYTTFSTAMFETVALARDARLRAASVNLFGTFVATVGVAALGLWLGSLAG from the coding sequence ATGACGCTCTGGATGACACTCGGCGTCGCCGTCTTCGGCGGGCTGGGCGCGGTGGCGCGGTTCATGCAGGACACCGTGGTGAAGGCGCGGGTGGCCGCCGGATTCCCGTGGGGCACCTTCTCCATCAACGTGCTGGGCAGCCTGCTGCTCGGGCTGGTGACCGGGCTGGTGGTGTTCGGCGGGGAGCCGGCCGGCTGGCGGACGGTGATCGGTGTCGGCTTCTGCGGCGGCTACACGACGTTCAGCACCGCGATGTTCGAGACGGTCGCCCTGGCCAGGGATGCTCGCCTGCGGGCGGCGTCGGTCAACCTGTTCGGGACCTTCGTCGCGACCGTGGGCGTGGCGGCACTCGGGCTGTGGCTGGGTTCGCTCGCGGGCTGA
- a CDS encoding DUF6629 family protein translates to MCFSATASFVGAGVIGATGVATLTLVKDKRQLPFAALPLLFAIHQALEGWTWLELGHDTDAQLSGWGVHLWVLFAWAILPIFIPWSVWLMEPDRRRRTWLIAPMVVGAITFAYMVYLSVQPEVSVEVIDSNLDYHLGTPFSAAYMAVPYVFATCFAPMMSSFRWVIALGVGNLIGMSVAAALKAADYSSIWCTIAAFLSLIVFGHYLSQYTGKAAGKPVGHGPATASA, encoded by the coding sequence ATGTGCTTCAGTGCGACTGCCAGCTTTGTCGGTGCGGGTGTGATCGGTGCGACGGGTGTGGCCACCTTGACGCTGGTGAAAGACAAGCGCCAGCTACCGTTCGCCGCCCTTCCCCTCCTCTTCGCCATCCACCAGGCGCTCGAAGGCTGGACCTGGCTGGAACTCGGGCACGACACCGACGCGCAGTTGTCCGGCTGGGGCGTCCACCTGTGGGTGCTCTTCGCCTGGGCCATCCTGCCGATCTTCATTCCGTGGTCGGTCTGGCTCATGGAGCCGGACCGGCGACGACGGACCTGGCTGATCGCACCGATGGTGGTCGGCGCGATCACCTTCGCGTACATGGTCTACCTGTCGGTGCAGCCGGAGGTCAGCGTCGAGGTGATCGACAGCAACCTCGACTACCACCTCGGCACCCCCTTCAGCGCCGCCTACATGGCCGTCCCGTACGTGTTCGCGACCTGTTTCGCGCCGATGATGAGTTCGTTCCGGTGGGTCATCGCCCTCGGGGTGGGCAACCTGATCGGCATGAGCGTCGCCGCCGCGCTCAAGGCCGCCGACTACTCGTCGATCTGGTGCACCATCGCCGCGTTCCTGAGCCTGATCGTCTTCGGCCACTACCTCAGCCAGTACACCGGCAAAGCCGCGGGAAAGCCTGTCGGCCACGGCCCCGCGACCGCGTCGGCATAG
- a CDS encoding competence/damage-inducible protein A, whose protein sequence is MSARAGIIVTGTEVLSGQITDRNGPWVAARLLDLGVDVAHLGVCGDRPHDMTAQLAFLAGQGVDLIITTGGLGPTADDLTVATVAEFCGRPLHVDDDLERAIAGIIRRWRRVPDDEELPSSLIAAVIKQAQVPDGATPIAPTGTAPGIAIPATGDLPPVLILPGPPRELRAMWPDALATAPVAGVLARRIDVVHQSIRAYGLSEPDLAQTLRRAETELPGLSALEVTTCMRDGELEIDSRFGRADADRYDALKALLRQAHPQEIYSPDGASLDDVLAGLLDGWTIATAESCTGGMVAARLTDRAGSSSYMLGGVVSYANEVKSGVLGVPTALIDEFGAVSEPVAAAMAEGARRVTGAGIAISTSGIAGPGGAAPGKPVGTVCFGLAIDGRPTTTATRHFHGGRAMVRTLATVYALHLVRRALG, encoded by the coding sequence GTGAGTGCACGCGCGGGAATCATCGTCACCGGTACCGAGGTCCTCAGCGGCCAGATCACCGACCGGAACGGACCGTGGGTCGCCGCGCGCCTGCTCGACCTGGGCGTCGACGTCGCCCACCTCGGTGTCTGCGGCGACCGGCCGCACGACATGACCGCCCAGCTGGCCTTCCTCGCCGGGCAGGGCGTCGACCTGATCATCACGACCGGCGGGCTCGGACCCACCGCCGACGACCTCACGGTGGCCACCGTCGCCGAGTTCTGCGGTCGCCCGCTGCACGTCGACGACGACCTGGAGCGCGCGATCGCCGGGATCATCCGGCGCTGGCGCCGGGTGCCCGACGACGAGGAACTCCCGTCGTCGCTGATCGCCGCCGTGATCAAACAGGCCCAGGTCCCCGACGGCGCCACGCCGATCGCCCCGACCGGTACCGCACCGGGGATCGCGATTCCGGCGACCGGCGATCTGCCGCCGGTCCTCATCCTGCCCGGGCCGCCGCGCGAGCTGCGGGCCATGTGGCCGGACGCGCTCGCCACCGCCCCGGTCGCCGGGGTGCTCGCCCGCCGGATCGACGTGGTGCACCAGAGCATCCGCGCCTACGGCCTCTCCGAACCCGACCTCGCGCAGACCCTGCGCCGTGCGGAGACCGAACTCCCCGGGCTGTCCGCCCTCGAGGTCACCACCTGCATGCGCGACGGCGAACTGGAGATCGACAGCCGTTTCGGCCGCGCCGACGCCGACCGCTACGACGCACTGAAAGCCTTACTGCGCCAAGCGCATCCGCAGGAGATCTACTCCCCCGACGGCGCCTCGCTCGACGACGTGCTCGCCGGGCTGCTCGACGGCTGGACCATCGCGACCGCCGAGTCGTGCACGGGTGGGATGGTCGCGGCGCGGCTCACCGATCGCGCCGGATCGTCGTCGTACATGCTCGGCGGCGTCGTGTCGTACGCCAACGAGGTCAAGAGCGGCGTCCTCGGCGTGCCGACGGCGCTGATCGACGAGTTCGGCGCGGTCAGCGAGCCGGTCGCCGCCGCGATGGCGGAGGGCGCCCGCCGGGTGACCGGTGCCGGGATCGCGATCTCCACCAGCGGGATCGCCGGACCGGGCGGCGCGGCTCCCGGCAAGCCGGTCGGCACCGTCTGCTTCGGCCTGGCGATCGACGGCCGCCCGACGACGACGGCGACCCGCCACTTCCACGGCGGTCGCGCGATGGTCCGCACCCTCGCCACCGTCTACGCGCTGCACCTGGTGCGCCGCGCACTCGGCTGA